Proteins from a genomic interval of Medicago truncatula cultivar Jemalong A17 chromosome 3, MtrunA17r5.0-ANR, whole genome shotgun sequence:
- the LOC11415027 gene encoding uncharacterized protein produces the protein MVVSLEALAMAGTSSVEYGIDIEEWERNDLEQYPPPHLLAQEEDDKISINGAKGYTEGNKVYGLPSPTTSTHFLPNNNTKEHDVTFTNHGEKGNGTLETRRLKKCASSIKLMARALEMLISLSCVISTRDY, from the coding sequence ATGGTGGTTTCTTTAGAAGCCTTGGCAATGGCAGGCACAAGTAGTGTGGAATATGGAATAGATATTGAAGAATGGGAACGCAATGATTTGGAGCAATATCCACCACCCCATTTACTAGCCCAAGAAGAAGATGACAAAATTAGCATCAATGGAGCTAAAGGGTACACTGAGGGCAACAAAGTATATGGCCTTCCTAGTCCTACTACCAGTACTCATTTCCTTCCAAATAACAACACAAAGGAGCACGATGTCACCTTCACCAATCATGGAGAAAAAGGGAATGGAACTCTTGAAACAAGAAGGCTGAAAAAATGCGCCAGTTCAATAAAATTAATGGCAAGAGCACTTGAAATGTTAATATCATTATCTTGTGTTATAAGCACAAGAGATTATTAG
- the LOC112420500 gene encoding protein SENSITIVE TO PROTON RHIZOTOXICITY 1: MSYPNPTINMSNPNLDSHHTTQILQPQQNPSNTPDPQVPLRNLSLVQTSIDSLRTLLSQSITTNAPVTNDQLTAVSNQIFTVLHHTIVNAAALVPGVSVFPSATFDSFNNNPLAAVEDSDCEIVELDAMELLAEHLHFCEICGKGFKRDANLRMHMRAHGNQFKTPEALAKPLNMVRRPTQFSCPFEGCNRNKKHKKFKALKSVICVKTHFKRSHCPKMYSCNLCRKKNYSMLSDLKSHMRQCGESKWKCSCGSTFSRKDKLFGHVALFEGHMPAVVLEDEVKGKQVVAEENEDPMEMALSKDDEIGMDEEFFHDFGSIDNYCLDEVLGFRRS, encoded by the coding sequence GTCTAATCCGAACCTAGATTCCCATCACACTACCCAGATACTTCAACCACAACAAAATCCAAGTAACACCCCCGACCCTCAGGTTCCGCTTCGGAATCTATCCTTGGTTCAGACGAGCATCGATTCTCTCCGAACCCTCCTGTCCCAATCCATCACCACCAACGCTCCTGTCACCAACGATCAATTAACCGCCGTCTCCAACCAAATCTTCACCGTCCTCCACCATACCATAGTCAACGCCGCCGCCCTCGTTCCTGGCGTCTCCGTCTTCCCCTCCGCCACCTTCGATTCTTTCAACAACAACCCCCTCGCCGCCGTGGAAGATTCCGATTGCGAAATTGTGGAGCTCGACGCCATGGAATTGCTAGCTGAACATCTCCACTTTTGCGAGATATGCGGCAAAGGCTTCAAGCGCGACGCGAATCTCCGGATGCACATGAGAGCTCACGGGAATCAATTCAAGACGCCGGAAGCTTTAGCGAAGCCTTTAAACATGGTCCGTCGTCCAACGCAATTCTCGTGTCCGTTTGAAGGATGTAACAGAAACAAAAAGCATAAGAAATTCAAAGCATTGAAATCGGTGATTTGTGTGAAGACCCATTTCAAGAGGAGTCATTGTCCGAAGATGTATTCGTGTAATCTTTGTCGTAAGAAGAATTATTCAATGCTTTCGGATTTGAAGAGTCATATGAGGCAATGTGGTGAGTCTAAGTGGAAGTGTTCTTGTGGGAGTACTTTTTCTAGGAAGGATAAGTTGTTTGGACATGTTGCTTTGTTTGAGGGTCATATGCCTGCTGTTGTGTTGGAAGATGAGGTGAAAGGGAAGCAAGTTGTGGCTGAGGAGAATGAAGATCCTATGGAAATGGCATTGAGTAAAGATGATGAAATTGGTATGGATGAAGAGTTCTTTCATGATTTTGGGTCTATTGATAACTATTGTTTGGATGAAGTTTTGGGATTTCGTCGTAGCTAG